The Lycium barbarum isolate Lr01 chromosome 12, ASM1917538v2, whole genome shotgun sequence genome includes a region encoding these proteins:
- the LOC132625064 gene encoding leucine--tRNA ligase, cytoplasmic-like, producing the protein MAEEGGRSFARRDQLLDIEKQVHKWWTEGDVFRAEPKDSPPKVGEKFFGNFPFPYMNGYLHLGHAFSLSKLEFAAAYHRLRGASVLLPFAFHCTGMPIKASSDKLSREVSMFGNPPVFPVVKEEESVETEVKVETEGSQPPPGGKFKGKKSKAVAKAGVVKYQWEIMRSYGLSDEEIGRFTDPYYWLTYFPPLAVEDLKEFGLGCDWRRTFITTDMNPYFDSFVRWQMRKLKATGKIVKDLRYTVYSPLDGQPCADHDRASGEGVIPQEYTLIKMEVLPPFPPKMSVLEGKKVYLAAATLRPETMYGQTNAWVLPEGKYGAFEINDTEVFVLTYKAALNLAYQRLSRIPEKPTCLVELSGQDLIGLPLRSPLAFNKTIYTLPMLSVLTEKGTGIVTSVPSDSPDDYMALHDLKSKPAFRAKFGVKDEWVLPFEIVPIINHPDFGDRSAERICIEKKIKSQNERDKLDEAKKIIYKGGFYEGTMVVGEFSGMKVQEAKGLIRSHLLEMNQAVVYSEPEKKVMSRSGDECVVALTDQWYLTYGESEWRKAAEECLASMNVYSDETRHGFEHTLSWLNQWACSRSFGLGTRIPWDEDFLVESLSDSTIYMAYYTVAHFLQKGDMYGTDHSSMKPEQLTDEVWEFLFCNGPFPENSSISSSLLKEMKKEFDYWYPFDLRVSGKDLIQNHLTFCIYNHTTIFPKHHWPRGFRCNGHIMLNSEKMSKSTGNFRTLREAIEEFSADATRFALADAGDGMDDANFVFETANAAILRLTKEIAWMQEVLAAESSLRNGPPSTYADRVFANEINIAVRTAEKNYSEYMFREALKTGFYDLQAARDEYRLSCGSGGMNRNLLWRFMDVQTRLIAPICPHYAEYAWKELLKKDGYVIKAGWPEADLPDLTLKKANKYLQDTIISMRKLLQKQVSGSKKGNVNVSSQNKPTVGLIYVDEQYGGWKRECLEILQRKYDTSTSSFAPDKEILSELQKSHIAQQGNFKQIQKLCMPFLRFKKDEVLSVGVQALNLKLPFGEIEVLEKNSDLIKRQLGLERLEILSMIDDALEKAGPHAAVVRQNPPSPGDPTAIFL; encoded by the coding sequence ATGGCAGAAGAAGGTGGCAGAAGTTTTGCCCGAAGGGACCAATTGTTAGACATAGAGAAACAGGTCCATAAGTGGTGGACAGAAGGTGATGTTTTCAGAGCTGAACCTAAAGATTCGCCTCCTAAAGTGGGTGAAAAGTTCTTTGGGAATTTCCCTTTCCCTTATATGAATGGATATCTTCATTTAGGCCATGCTTTTTCATTGTCGAAGCTTGAATTTGCAGCTGCATATCACCGATTGAGAGGTGCTTCTGTTCTTTTGCCTTTTGCATTTCACTGCACAGGGATGCCCATAAAGGCATCTTCTGATAAGCTTTCGAGGGAGGTGTCGATGTTTGGGAACCCTCCTGTGTTTCCTGTTGTGAAGGAAGAGGAGAGTGTTGAAACAGAAGTGAAGGTTGAGACCGAAGGAAGTCAGCCCCCACCGGGTGGaaaatttaaaggaaaaaaaTCGAAGGCAGTTGCGAAGGCCGGGGTTGTTAAGTACCAGTGGGAGATAATGAGGAGTTATGGTCTGTCTGACGAGGAAATTGGCAGGTTTACAGACCCATATTACTGGCTAACATACTTTCCACCTCTGGCTGTAGAGGATCTGAAGGAGTTTGGCTTGGGTTGTGATTGGCGTAGAACTTTTATTACAACTGACATGAATCCATACTTTGATTCGTTTGTACGGTGGCAAATGCGGAAGCTGAAAGCCACGGGAAAAATTGTTAAAGATCTTAGGTACACCGTGTATTCACCCCTAGATGGTCAGCCATGTGCTGACCATGACCGTGCTTCTGGTGAAGGAGTTATTCCCCAGGAGTATACTCTTATCAAGATGGAAGTTCTTCCACCTTTTCCACCAAAGATGAGTGTTCTGGAGGGGAAAAAGGTATATCTCGCAGCAGCTACACTGAGACCAGAGACCATGTATGGGCAAACAAATGCTTGGGTTTTGCCAGAAGGAAAATATGGGGCATTTGAGATTAATGATACTGAGGTTTTTGTGTTGACTTATAAGGCAGCTCTCAATCTAGCCTATCAAAGGTTGTCTCGTATCCCTGAGAAGCCTACTTGTTTGGTTGAATTGTCTGGTCAGGATCTTATAGGTTTGCCCCTGAGGTCTCCCTTGGCATTTAACAAGACAATATACACTCTGCCCATGTTATCTGTTCTTACTGAAAAGGGTACTGGAATTGTAACTAGTGTTCCCAGTGATTCTCCTGATGATTATATGGCCCTACATGATTTGAAGTCAAAGCCAGCTTTCAGGGCCAAATTTGGTGTGAAGGATGAGTGGGTCTTGCCATTTGAGATAGTCCCGATTATCAACCATCCAGATTTTGGAGATAGGTCAGCTGAGAGAATTTgcattgaaaaaaaaatcaagagtcAGAATGAGAGAGATAAGCTTGATGAGGCAAAGAAAATAATTTACAAGGGCGGGTTTTATGAGGGAACAATGGttgttggggaattttctggtATGAAAGTCCAAGAAGCGAAAGGTCTGATCAGGAGCCACCTTTTGGAGATGAATCAAGCTGTAGTATATAGTGAACCTGAGAAGAAGGTCATGTCGAGATCTGGGGATGAGTGTGTTGTAGCTTTGACTGATCAATGGTATCTCACTTATGGAGAATCAGAATGGAGGAAGGCTGCAGAGGAGTGTTTGGCCAGTATGAATGTCTACTCTGATGAGACGCGGCATGGCTTTGAACACACTCTCAGCTGGCTTAATCAATGGGCTTGTTCTCGCAGTTTTGGGCTGGGAACTCGTATTCCTTGGGATGAGGATTTCTTAGTTGAGTCCTTGTCAGATTCCACTATTTATATGGCATATTACACCGTGGCACATTTCTTGCAGAAAGGGGACATGTATGGTACTGATCATTCTTCAATGAAACCAGAGCAGCTGACAGATGAGGTCTGGGAATTCTTGTTCTGTAATGGACCTTTTCCCGAAAATTCTTCTATATCTTCTTCTCTTCTCAAGGAGATGAAGAAGGAATTCGACTACTGGTATCCGTTCGATCTCAGAGTTTCTGGCAAGGATCTTATTCAGAATCATCTTACCTTTTGCATCTATAACCACACCACCATCTTCCCTAAGCACCACTGGCCACGTGGTTTCAGATGCAATGGGCATATAATGCTGAACTCTGAGAAGATGTCCAAGTCTACTGGAAATTTCCGTACACTCCGGGAGGCAATTGAAGAGTTTTCAGCTGATGCCACACGCTTTGCTCTTGCAGATGCAGGTGATGGGATGGACGATGCTAACTTCGTCTTTGAAACAGCTAATGCTGCCATCTTACGTCTCACAAAAGAAATAGCATGGATGCAGGAGGTTCTTGCTGCAGAGTCATCTTTAAGAAATGGGCCACCATCCACATATGCTGACCGTGTATTTGCAAATGAAATAAATATTGCAGTCAGGACTGCAGAGAAGAACTATAGTGAATACATGTTTCGGGAAGCTCTGAAAACTGGTTTTTATGATCTTCAGGCTGCCAGAGATGAGTACAGGCTTTCCTGTGGTTCAGGAGGCATGAACCGGAATTTGTTATGGCGGTTTATGGATGTTCAAACACGACTTATTGCTCCAATCTGCCCACACTATGCTGAATATGCATGGAAAGAGCTTTTGAAGAAGGATGGCTATGTCATAAAAGCTGGGTGGCCAGAGGCTGATTTGCCAGATCTTACCCTTAAGAAGGCCAACAAATATTTGCAAGACACGATTATCTCGATGAGGAAGCTACTTCAGAAACAGGTTTCTGGCTCAAAGAAAGGAAATGTAAATGTGAGTAGCCAAAACAAACCTACTGTGGGCCTGATCTATGTGGATGAGCAGTATGGTGGGTGGAAAAGGGAATGTTTGGAGATTCTGCAGAGGAAATATGACACTTCAACCAGCTCCTTTGCACCTGATAAAGAAATCCTCTCCGAATTGCAGAAGAGTCATATCGCGCAACAAGGCAATTTCAAACAAATACAAAAGCTCTGTATGCCGTTCTTGAGGTTCAAGAAAGATGAAGTTTTGTCAGTTGGAGTTCAAGCATTGAACTTGAAGCTTCCTTTTGGTGAGATTGAAGTCCTTGAGAAGAACTCGGACTTGATCAAGAGACAGCTTGGTCTCGAGAGATTGGAGATCTTATCTATGATAGATGATGCTCTGGAGAAAGCGGGGCCTCATGCTGCGGTCGTGAGGCAGAATCCTCCATCACCAGGAGATCCAACGGCAATCTTTCTATGA
- the LOC132625023 gene encoding vesicle-associated membrane protein 721-like, with protein sequence MGQQKALIYAFVGRGNVILAEYTDFSGNFNSIAYQCLQKLPASNNKFTYNCDGHTFNYLVDNGFTYCVVAEESVGRQVPIAFLERVKDDFVSKYGGGKAATAPPNSLNKEFGPKLKEHMQYCAEHPEEISKLAKVKAQVSEVKGVMMENIEKVLDRGEKIELLVDKTENLHHQAQDFRNTGTQIRRKMWLQNMKIKLIVLGILVALILIIVLSVCHGFNCGK encoded by the exons ATGGGTCAACAAAAGGCTTTGATCTATGCTTTTGTGGGTCGTGGGAATGTAATATTGGCTGAATACACTGATTTCAGTGGTAACTTCAACTCTATAGCTTATCAGTGCCTTCAAAAGCTGCCTGCTTCAAATAACAAGTTCACTTATAACTGTGATGGTCATACCTTCAACTACCTTGTCGATAATGGATTCA CATACTGTGTCGTTGCTGAGGAGTCAGTTGGAAGGCAAGTTCCAATAGCCTTTTTGGAGCGTGTTAAGGATGATTTTGTGTCAAAATATGGTGGTGGAAAGGCTGCGACAGCTCCACCAAATAGCCTGAACAAGGAATTCGG CCCTAAGTTGAAGGAGCATATGCAGTATTGTGCTGAACATCCTGAGGAAATTAGCAAACTTGCCAAGGTGAAAGCCCAGGTTTCAGAAGTTAAGGGTGTTATGATGGAAAACATTGAGAAG GTTCTTGATCGTGGAGAAAAGATAGAGCTTCTTGTTGATAAGACGGAGAACCTTCATCACCAG GCACAGGACTTCAGAAATACGGGAACCCAAATCCGGAGGAAAATGTGGCTGCAAAACATGAAGATCAAGCTGATAGTGTTAGGCATCCTGGTAGCTTTGATCCTCATCATTGTTCTCTCAGTTTGCCATGGATTCAATTGTGGAAAGTGA